Within Calditrichota bacterium, the genomic segment GCTGCTACGAAAACATTAATAAGGGCAGCGCCGTGATCGTCGATGGCGAATTGCAAAGCAGAAGCTGGAAAAATCCGGATGGAACGAGCCACAATGTCATCGAAATTAAGGCGCGAAGAATTCAATTTTTGAACAAAAGAGCGCTGCCCGATAGTATTGATACCGATTATGTTGATGTTGCGGAGTCGGAAGAAGTAGAGCTTGTCGCTGACGATAGTAACAACAGTCAGTTTGAAAATGAAGACTTAAAGGTCGATTCTTCCGAGAATTCCGAACAGGCTACTGCCGACAATGCGGACGATACAAACGAAGAAACCGATTTTGACTTTGGCTACCAGGATTTGGAGTTGTGATATTTTTTA encodes:
- a CDS encoding single-stranded DNA-binding protein, yielding MAILKMPDINNVIIAGNLTCDPSFRKTKNGTPVANFFIASNRKFKDNNGNWRENVCYIGVVAWYKLAESCYENINKGSAVIVDGELQSRSWKNPDGTSHNVIEIKARRIQFLNKRALPDSIDTDYVDVAESEEVELVADDSNNSQFENEDLKVDSSENSEQATADNADDTNEETDFDFGYQDLEL